In Trichoderma asperellum chromosome 1, complete sequence, a single window of DNA contains:
- a CDS encoding uncharacterized protein (BUSCO:EOG092D1VPO), producing the protein MEEIAKEYDVIVLGTGLTECILSGVLSVKGRKVLHIDRNDHYGGEAASVNIETLFKKYGRVAAGEKPWEKYGRVNDWNIDLVPKLLMSSGELTNILVSTDVTRYLEFKQVAGSYVQQGAGSKATVAKVPSDAAEALKSPLMGLFEKRRMKSFIEWIGTFDAKDPATHKGLDMNTCTMKDVYDKFGLEDATKDFIGHSMALYLTDDYITAPGQAPDAIERIRLYGNSVARYGKSPYIYPLYGLGELPQGFARLSAIYGGTYMLNTNIDEILYEGDKAVGIKATMTGVEEMKFETKAKMILGDPSYFPGKTKVVGHVLRAICILKHPLAGTSDSDSAQIIIPQSQVGRKNDIYIACVSSAHNVCPKGYWVAIVSTIAETSANHHLELQPGLDRLGAIEEQFMGAPIPISEPLEDGTKDNIFISKSYDATSHFETTTDDVKDIYQRATGEELKVEGLREGINVAEE; encoded by the exons ATGGAGGAAATCGCCAAGGAGTACGATGTCATCGTGTTGGGCACCG GTCTCACCGAGTGTATCCTTTCCGG TGTCTTGAGTGTCAAGGGCCGAAAGGTTCTGCACATTGACCGCAACGACCACTACGGAGG AGAGGCTGCTTCCGTAAACATCGAGACG CTCTTCAAGAAGTACGGCCGTGTTGCCGCTGGTGAGAAGCCATGGGAGAAGTACGGCCGTGTCAACGACTGGAACATTGATCTTGTTCCCAAGCTCCTCATGTCATCTGGCGAGCTGACCAACATCCTCGTCTCTACCGATGTTACCCGATACCTGGAGTTCAAGCAGGTTGCTGGCAGCTACGTCCAGCAGGGCGCTGGCTCCAAGGCCACCGTTGCCAAGGTCCCCTCAGATGCCGCAGAGGCCCTCAAGTCGCCCCTCATGGGTCTCTTTGAGAAGCGCCGCATGAAGTCATTCATTGAGTGGATTGGCACTTTTGATGCCAAGGACCCGGCCACCCACAAGG GTCTTGATATGAACACCTGCACCATGAAGGATGTTTATGACAAGTTCGGCCTCGAAGATGCTACCAAGGACTTTATTGGCCACTCCATGGCTCTGTACCTCACTGATGACTACATCACCGCCCCTGGCCAGGCTCCTGATGCCATTGAGCGTATCCGCCTGTACGGTAACTCTGTTGCTCGATACGGAAAGTCTCCTTACATCTACCCCCTGTATGGTCTTGGCGAGCTTCCCCAGGGCTTCGCTCGTCTGTCCGCCATCTACGGCGGTACCTACATGCTCAACACCAACATTGATGAGATTCTGTACGAGGGTGACAAGGCTGTTGGCATCAAGGCCACCATGACGGGTGTCGAGGAGATGAAGTTTGagaccaaggccaagatgatCCTTGGTGACCCCTCATACTTCCCCGGCAAGACCAAGGTTGTCGGCCACGTGCTGAGGGCCATCTGCATCCTGAAGCACCCCCTTGCTGGAACCAGCGACAGCGACTCTGCCCAGATCATCATCCCCCAGTCCCAGGTCGGCCGAAAGAACG ACATCTACATTGCCTGCGTCTCATCGGCCCACAACGTGTGCCCCAAGGGATACTGGGTTGCCATCGTCTCCACCATTGCCGAGACTTCTGCCAACCACCACCTCGAGCTCCAGCCCGGTCTGGACCGCCTTGGTGCTATTGAGGAGCAGTTTATG GGAGCTCCTATCCCCATTTCTGAGCCTCTTGAGGATGGAACCAAGGacaacatcttcatctccaagaGCTACGATGCCACCAGCCACTTTGAGACAACAACAGATGATGTCAAGGACATTTACCAGCGTGCTACCGGTGAGGAGCTCAAGGTTGAGGGTCTAAGGGAGGGCATCAACGTTGCGGAGGAGTAA
- the NOG1 gene encoding Nucleolar GTP-binding protein 1 (BUSCO:EOG092D13QH), with product MKTTWKDIPPVPTQQEFLDIVLSRTQRKLPTQIRAGFKISRIRAFYTRKVKFTQETFSDKFAAILDSFPRLQDIHPFHKDLLNTLYDADHFKIALGQMSTAKHLVETISRDYVRLLKYAQSLYQCKQLKRAALGRMATLVKRLKDPLLYLDQVRQHLGRLPSIDPNTRTLLICGYPNVGKSSFLRSITRADVDVQPYAFTTKSLFVGHFDYKYLRFQAIDTPGILDHPLEEMNTIEMQSITAIAHLRSAIMYFMDLSEQCGYTVQAQIQLFRSIKPLFSNKLVFLVVNKIDVARPEDLSPELQAELQSILKSGEVEMLQLSCNTQEGVQEVKNAACERLIAERVNQKLKAGTTSSGAIGGRLAEVMARIHVAQPMGGQTLETFIPEAAKNKKKYDKEDPDRPKLAKDVEVENGGAGVYNVDMRADWMLKNPEWKYDKMPEVFEGKNVYDYVDPDIEAKLAALEEEEERLEQEGYYESDEDIEDDEEAEIMRKAELIREKQQLIRNEARMKKRLKNQAIIPRKFVKKGLTEMEDALDSLGVDTTEITERARATAIRTRGRSLSRAATADADSMDVDTPKTDRERLRSLSRPASRNPAVNRRTDGVQDEATRSKAERIAKLNQKRMNRMARQGEADRHTSASLTKHLIAGKRGIGKTNKR from the exons ATGAAGACCACGTGGAAGGACATTCCCCCGGTTCCTACTCAGCAGGAGTTCCTGGACATTGTGCTGAGCAGGACCCAGCGCAAACTGCCCACCCAGATCCGCGCTGGCTTCAAGATTAGCAGAATTCGAG CATTCTACACCCGAAAGGTCAAGTTCACCCAGGAGACCTTCTCCGACAAGTTCGCCGCCATCCTCGACAGCTTTCCCCGGCTTCAGGACATCCACCCCTTCCACAAGGATCTGCTCAACACTCTCTACGATGCGGACCACTTCAAGATTGCCCTTGGACAGATGTCCACTGCCAAGCACCTGGTCGAGACCATTTCCCGAGACTACGTCCGCCTCTTGAAATACGCACAGTCGCTCTACCAAtgcaagcagctcaagagaGCCGCTCTCGGTCGCATGGCCACGCTCGTCAAGCGATTGAAGGATCCTCTGCTGTATCTTGACCAGGTCCGCCAGCATCTCGGCCGTCTGCCTTCCATCGACCCCAACACCAGGACCCTGCTCATCTGCGGTTACCCCAACGTTGGAAAGTCCAGCTTCCTCCGAAGCATCACCCGCGCCGACGTGGATGTCCAGCCCTACGCTTTCACCACCAAGAGTCTGTTCGTCGGTCACTTTGACTACAAGTACCTGCGATTCCAGGCCATTGATACCCCCGGTATTCTCGACCACCCTCTCGAAGAGATGAACACTATTGAAATGCAGAG TATTACGGCTATTGCTCACTTGAGATCTGCCATCATGTACTTCATGGATCTGTCTGAGCAGTGCGGTTATACCGTCCAGGCCCAGATCCAGCTTTTCCGAAGCATCAagcccctcttctccaacaagctcgttttcctcgtcgtcaacAAGATTGATGTCGCCCGACCCGAAGATTTGTCGCCCGAGCTACAGGCCGAGCTGCAGTCCATCCTCAAGTCTGGTGAAGTTGAGATGCTCCAGCTTTCTTGCAACACCCAGGAAGGTGTCCAGGAGGTCAAGAACGCCGCTTGCGAGCGGCTGATCGCTGAGCGTGTGAAccagaagctcaaggctggTACCACCAGCAGCGGAGCCATTGGCGGCCGACTGGCCGAGGTCATGGCCCGTATCCACGTTGCCCAGCCCATGGGTGGCCAAACCCTGGAGACTTTCATTcctgaggctgccaagaacaagaagaagtacGACAAGGAGGACCCTGACCGACccaagctggccaaggatGTCGAGGTGGAGAACGGCGGTGCTGGTGTCTACAACGTTGACATGCGCGCCGACTGGATGCTCAAGAACCCCGAGTGGAAGTACGACAAGATGCCTGAGGTCTTTGAGGGCAAGAACGTCTACGACTATGTCGACCCTGATATCGAGGCTAAGCTGGCCGCtctggaggaggaagaggagagactCGAACAGGAGGGATACTACGAGTCAGACGAGGACAttgaggacgacgaggaggccGAGATCATGCGCAAGGCAGAGCTCATCcgagagaagcagcagctcatcaGAAACGAGGCCCgcatgaagaagagactCAAGAACCAGGCCATCATTCCTCGCAAGTTTGTCAAGAAGGGCCTCacggagatggaagatgccCTCGACTCTCTGGGTGTGGACACCACCGAGATTACCGAGCGAGCCCGCGCCACTGCCATCCGAACTCGTGGCCGCTCATTATCTCGCGCCGCCACTGCGGATGCCGACTCCATGGATGTCGATACTCCCAAGACGGATCGCGAACGTCTGCGCTCTCTGAGCAGACCTGCCAGCAGAAACCCTGCTGTGAACCGCAGAACCGACGGCGTGCAGGACGAGGCCACCAGATCAAAGGCCGAGCGGATAGCCAAGCTCAACCAGAAGCGCATGAACAGAATGGCCCGACAGGGAGAGGCCGACAGACATACTTCCGCATCTCTGACAAAGCACTTG aTTGCCGGAAAGCGTGGTATTGGCAAGACCAACAAGCGATAA
- the URA5 gene encoding orotate phosphoribosyltransferase (BUSCO:EOG092D3Y1Q), translating to MASQLPAYKQEFLKSAIDGGVLKFGSFELKSKRISPYFFNAGEFHSARLAGAIASAFAKTIIQAQQESGLEFDLVFGPAYKGIPLCSAITIKLGELAPQNLDTISYSFDRKEAKDHGEGGNIVGAPLKGKKVLIVDDVITAGTAKRDAIEKITKEGGIVAGIVVALDRMEKLPAADGDDSKPGPSAIGELRKEYGIPIFAILTLDDIIDGMKGFATAEDIKNTEEYRAKYKATD from the coding sequence atggCCTCCCAGCTCCCCGCATACAAGCAAGAGTTCTTGAAATCCGCCATTGACGGCGGCGTCCTCAAGTTCGGCAGCTTCGAGCTGAAGTCCAAGAGAATATCACCATACTTCTTCAACGCGGGAGAATTCCACTCCGCGCGCCTTGCCGGCGCCATCGCCTCCGCGTTCGCAAAGACCATCATCCAGGCGCAGCAGGAGTCCGGCCTCGAGTTCGACCTCGTCTTCGGCCCCGCCTACAAGGGCATCCCGCTGTGCTcggccatcaccatcaagctGGGCGAGCTGGCGCCCCAGAACCTCGACACCATCTCGTACTCGTTTGACCGcaaggaggccaaggacCATGGCGAGGGCGGCAACATTGTTGGCGCTCCcctcaagggcaagaaggttCTCATTGTGGACGACGTCATTACCGCCGGCACGGCCAAGCGAGATGCCATTGAGAAGATCACCAAGGAGGGTGGTATTGTCGccggcatcgtcgtcgctctCGACCGCATGGAGAAGCTCCCCGCtgctgatggcgatgattcCAAGCCTGGCCCCAGTGCTATTGGCGAGCTGAGGAAGGAGTATGGCATTCCCATCTTTGCCATCCTGACACTGGACGACATTATCGATGGAATGAAGGGATTTGCTACTGCTGAGGATATCAAGAACACGGAGGAGTACCGGGCTAAGTATAAGGCGACTGATTAA
- a CDS encoding uncharacterized protein (SECRETED:SignalP(1-23)) — translation MQSPPQQALLLSFLFRNIHTCGARGGVAGHAAREAKPLHVLVPSGLVGGSKPPPWMLQGQQRTGRHAYDAARNIEYGSIAGLLSLMHSQLMGAIWQYRLHWPFSFLICGITVPVLNS, via the exons ATGCAGAGTCCGCCTCAACAAGCGTTGCTactctctttccttttt AGGAATATACATACTTGTGGTGCACGGGGAGGAGTCGCCGGCCATGCAGCACGAGAAGCAAAGCCGCTACATGTATTGGTGCCATCAGGTCTAGTCGGCGGCTCCAAACCACCACCCTGGATGTTGCAAGGCCAGCAGCGTACAGGACGGCATGCATATGATGCTGCAAGGAATATCGAATATGGTTCCATCGCcggcctcctcagcctcatgCATTCACAACTGATGGGTGCAATATGGCAATATCGGCTTCACtggcctttctctttcttgatttgcGGTATAACAGTACCTGTCCTCAATAGCTGa